From the genome of Chroicocephalus ridibundus chromosome 1, bChrRid1.1, whole genome shotgun sequence, one region includes:
- the ZC3HC1 gene encoding zinc finger C3HC-type protein 1 — MAAPSAGEAGGGRGRPPAVTPQQIRDLIDGGIAPEGAGPDGKDTSHWSESANGSSQMDALSLESTSKEAYFSRVETFTPLKWAGKPHELSPLVCAKYGWINVECDMLKCSSCQAFLCVSLQLTFDFNKYKERCMELKKALCTAHEKFCFWPDSPCPDRFAMLLVDEPRALLQDFLDRFQSLCQLELQLPSLRPEDMKNMSLTEEKISLLLQLIGEELEHKMEGEKSPMKFATEILQVHVPACILALCGWTCSAASGSVHLSVITCSRCMRKVGLWGFHQLESAGPELDSCGPSSAPPTPTERFPLVPVSPRRMLTRSQDTLPAGSEQHEKSPSPAISRLRGWDSPIATDRSELEVASPTLRSRPVTRSMGQGDNMEVPSSPLRRAKRTRLCSSSSSDTSLRSFFDPSSQHRDWCPWVNAVEGGEVLEDAMTQTEKEPVKAEPGWRVVLNTLLATRKCDRVPEMEPVSLSVKSSKVFRIFRQWESMNSS, encoded by the exons atggcggcgcccagcgccggggaggcgggggggggccgggggaggccgccCGCCGTCACCCCCCAGCAGATCCGCGACCTCATCGACGGTGGCATCGCCCCCGAGGGCGCCGGCCCCGACGG GAAGGACACATCCCACTGGTCAGAATCAGCTAATGGATCTTCTCAAATGGATGCTCTCTCCTTGGAGTCTACCAGCAAGGAAGCCTATTTCAGCAGGGTAGAAACATTCACT CCGCTGAAGTGGGCGGGCAAACCCCATGAGCTCTCTCCCCTGGTTTGTGCCAAGTATGGCTGGATCAACGTGGAGTGTGACATGCTGAAGTGCTCCAGCTGCCAGGCCTTCCTCTGCGTGAGCCTGCAGCTCACATTTGACTTCAACAAGT ATAAGGAGCGCTGCATGGAGCTGAAGAAAGCCTTGTGCACGGCTCATGAGAAGTTCTGCTTCTGGCCGGACAGCCCCTGCCCAG ATCGCTTTGCCATGTTGCTGGTGGATGAGCCCAGAGCCCTTCTTCAGGATTTCCTGGACCGCTTTCAGAGCCTGTgtcagctggagctgcagctgccctCCCTCAGACCAGAAGACATGAAAAACATG TCCCTGACAGAGGAGAAGATCAGTCTGCTCCTCCAGCTGATCGGGGAGGAACTGGAGCACAAAATGGAGGGAGAGAAATCGCCGATGAAGTTTGCCACAGAAATCCTACAAGTGCAcgttcctgcctgcatcctggcTCTGTGCGGCTGGACTTGCAG TGCTGCGTCTGGCTCCGTGCACCTCTCGGTGATCACCTGCTCCCGCTGCATGAGGAAGGTGGGACTGTGGGGCTTTCACCAGCTGGAGTCTGCGGGGCCGGAGCTGGACTCCTGCGGCCCGAGCAGTGCTCCGCCGACACCCACCGAGCGCTTCCCACTCGTGCCCGTGTCTCCACGCAGGATGCTTACGCGGAGCCAAGACACACTCCCTGCAGGTTCCGAGCAG CACGAGAAGAGCCCGTCCCCGGCAATCTCTCGCCTGCGGGGTTGGGACTCTCCCATCGCCACGGACCGGAGTGAGTTGGAGGTTGCCAGCCCCACTCTGAGGAGCCGCCCCGTCACCCGcagcatggggcagggggacaaCATGGAGGTGCCATCCAGTCCTCTCCGCAGAGCCAAGCGGACACGgctctgctcttccagcagctcg GACACTTCTTTGAGGAGCTTCTTTGACCCCAGCTCTCAGCATCGTGACTGGTGTCCCTGGGTCAATGCagtggagggaggagaagtgctggagGATGCCATGACCCAGACGGAGAAGGAGCCTGtgaaggcagagccaggctggcgAGTGGTACTGAACACACTCCTCGCCACCAGAAAGTGCGACAGAGTGCCGGAGATGGAGCCTGTG AGTCTCTCGGTGAAGTCCAGCAAGGTGTTCCGCATTTTCCGGCAGTGGGAGAGCATGAATTCCTCCTGA